A DNA window from Patagioenas fasciata isolate bPatFas1 chromosome 1, bPatFas1.hap1, whole genome shotgun sequence contains the following coding sequences:
- the LOC136100056 gene encoding olfactory receptor 51H1-like, producing MSPSNGTGSGPLTFILTSIPGLPMSSSWMALPLCCLYLLMLLGNCTLLWMIKTDHSLHTPMYYFLSILAMADLGLSLSTLPTMLAIFWFESTSLRFEACVVQMYFIHCFSAIESGVLVAMAFDRFIAICYPLRYASVLTGSLITKAAGVIFTRGIVVVLPVAILMKKMPFCGSRVLSHSFCLHQDMLRLVCGDVRVNSLYGLTAVILTKGLDSLTILLSYMMIIRAVLNIVTPETRAKAFSTCIAHLSAVLIFYIPLIGLSITHRFGKHLPPLTHTLLADAYLLVPPVLNPLVYSWKTKQIRRRILILLCRRGTQV from the coding sequence ATGTCACCTTCCAATGGGACCGGGTCCGGTCCCCTGACCTTCATCCTCACCAGCATTCCCGGTCTGCCGATGAGCAGCTCCTGGATGGCGCTGCCTCTCTGCTGCCTGTACCTCCTCATGCTCCTGGGGAACTGCACCTTGCTCTGGATGATAAAGACAGACCACAGCCTGCATACGCCAATGTACTATTTCCTCTCCATACTGGCCATGGCAGACCTGGGCTTGTCTCTCTCCACCCTGCCCACCATGCTGGCCATTTTCTGGTTTGAGTCCACCTCCCTCCGTTTTGAGGCGTGCGTTGTGCAGATGTACTTCATCCACTGCTTCTCTGCCATCGAGTCTggggtcctggtggccatggctTTTGACCGCTTCATTGCTATCTGCTACCCTTTGCGCTATGCCTCTGTCCTGACCGGCTCCCTGATAACGAAGGCAGCGGGAGTGATCTTCACACGGGGCATCGTTGTGGTGCTACCCGTTGCCATCCTTATGAAGAAGATGCCTTTCTGCGGGTCCCGTGTGCTGTCTCACTCCTTCTGTCTGCACCAGGACATGCTGAGGCTGGTTTGTGGGGATGTCAGGGTCAACAGCTTGTACGGGCTGACCGCGGTGATACTCACCAAGGGCCTGGACTCCCTGACCATCCTCCTGTCTTACATGATGATCATCAGAGCTGTCTTGAACATTGTCACTCCAGAAACACGAGCCAAAGCCTTTAGCACGTGCATCGCTCATCTCTCTGCAGTCCTGATCTTCTACATCCCGCTCATTGGCTTGTCCATCACTCACCGGTTTGGGAAGCACCTGCCCCCCCTCACTCACACGCTCCTGGCCGATGCCTATCTCCTGGTGCCGCCTGTCCTGAACCCGCTCGTGTACAGCTGGAAAACCAAACAGATCCGCAGGCGGATCCTTATCCTGCTCTGTCGAAGAGGGACCCAGGTCTAG